TATCTCCGTTATTTACTCCTCCTTCTCGCATATATTTTAAAGTTAAAAGATTCTCATTTATCAATATTTCGGCATTGACTCCATAAGAGATTCTCTCTTCGGGTTTCAGTTTATTGAAAGTTTCCAGTTCTTTCTCTCTGCTTACAATAAGACTAAGGATTTTATCATAGAAGAATTTAATAACTGCCTAAAACTCCTATAAGTCCCTAAAATGGGATAGTGTAATTTTATCATAGAAGAATTTAATAACTGCCTAAAACCCTTTTTGGATTCATTTTTGATTTGATTGTTTGGATTATCTTTTTGTAATGTATGCTATTGCCCTAAACCTTACTCCCTCTGATTTCCTCTTTTAATCAGAATTGATAATCCTATTAAGGATTATCAATTCTTTTATCTGAAGGCATTGCGATTGCTAAAACAGGATAAAAGACCAAGAAATTATTAAAGCAAATGATGTTTGTTTTTCAGGTTGAAAAATCAGAATGCATATCTATTGCAATAACACTTCGGATTGATTAGATAGACTTTAAAATATCTCAAAATTAGAGACCTCTTTAGTTCGTATTAAAAGACTCTAGTTCTTGATTGACTTTTGATATTTTTTCGTTGAGTTCATCTAAATTTTTTCTTGTTTCTTCCAATACTTCTTTAGGAGCATTTTGGCAGAACTTTTCATTGCTAAGCATAGCCTGCAATTTAGAAATTTCTTTTTCCAATTTTTGTTTTTGAGCTTCCAAGCGTTTTAGCATAGGCGTGAGATCAAGTCCTTCAAGACTAAGATGGGTTTGGCAATAAAGACTCACATCTGTGACGCATTTTGGTGGTTTTTGGGTTGTGATTTCTATATTTTGAACTTTAGCAAGCTTGGAGCTGAAAGTTTGCAAAAGTTTTTCATCTCGGATTTTTTTATTCTGATTGAGTTCTATGAAAGCTTTTGGAATTTCTTTATTTCCGATATCTAAAATCATCTTTGCTCTTCTGAGTGAGATGATAGAATCCTTGATGATCTCAAATTCCATTTCCAAATCTTTATCTTGAATGGTTTCATCAGGATAAGAGCAAATCATAATTGAAATAGAATCTTGCAAAGAGGAGGCATTGAGCTTATGCCAGAGATGTTCGCTTAAAAATGGCATATATGGATGGAGAAGTTTTAAGGCATCTTTTAGCACGCTTCCAAGTTCATAAATAGAATATTTATCTGCCTTGCCAAACTCAATGAACCAATCGCAAAATTCTCCCCACAAGAATCGATAAAGAGTGTTTGCTCCATCATTGAATCGGTAGGTTTCAAGGGCGTTTCTGATTTCTTTGGTTGTAGCATTGAGTCTTGATTTAGCATATTTTCCTAGAGAGGTTTGATAATCTTTTAGCTTCTTTTTATCTTCAAAACCTTTTTTTAATGCTTCTTCTCCATTTAATTGCTCTAAATACATCATTAAAAAATTGACTGCATTAAAAAGCTTGTTAGCAAAATTTTTTGAAATTTCAATCGCTGAAGAAGATAATTTGATATCACGCCCTTGAACACAAAGCATTGCGAGGGTAAATCTGAGTGCATCCGCCCCGTATTTTTCTATCATTTCTAAGGGATCGATCACATTTCCTTTGGATTTGCTCATTTTTGCGCCGTTTTCATCGCGAACTAGTGCGTGCAAATAAATGTCTTTAAATGGAAGCTTCCCAAGCAAGGATTCCCCGCTTAAAAGCATTCTTGCCACCCAAAAAAATAAAATATCAAATCCCGTGATTAGGGCAGTATTGGGATAAAAATCTCTCAAATCATTTTTTTGCCATTTTTCCCCCTCGCCAAAATTTCCATTTCCCCATCCTAAAGTACTAAAAGCCCAAAGACCTGAGCTAAACCAAGTATCTAGCACATCAGGATCTTGCACTAGTTTTTTGCTTCCACATTTTGGGCATTTTGCAGGAGAATCTTCTTCACTTGCGAAAGTATGGGAACATTCGCAAGTCCAAACAGGGATTCGATGCCCCCACCATAGTTGGCGACTGATGCACCAATCTTTCAAATCCCTCATCCAAGCGTTGTAGTTATTTTTCCATTGCGTCGGATAAAAAGAGAGCAAATTTTGATTGACTTTTTCAATGGCTCCTTGTGCGACTTGCGCTTTTACAAACCATTGTTTTGAGATGTAAGGTTCGATGATATTCCCGCATCGGTAGCATTTGCCTACTTGGTTGGCATAATCTTGTATTTTTTCTATGAATCCTTCATTTTGGAGTTTTGCGACGATTTTTTCTCTTGCAGCAAGCCGTTCAAGTCCTTTGAATTCTTGAGCGTGTTCATTGAGGATCCCAAATTTGTCAAACACAACAATAAAATCTAAACAATGTCTTTTGCCCACTTCATAATCATTTACATCGTGAGCGGGAGTAACTTTGACGCAACCTGTGCCAAAAGACGCATCGACATAAGAGTCGGCAATTACGGGAATTTCTTTATTTAAAAGCGGGAGTAGGACTTTTTTACCGATAAATTTTTGATAACGTTCATCATCAGGATGAACCATAACTGCAGTATCTCCAAAATAAGTTTCTGGACGAGTGGTAGCAACTATGAGAAAGTCTTGAGTATCTTTGATGGGATATTTCAGATAATAGAGCTTGCCGAGATTTTCTTCATATTCAACTTCAATATCTGAAAGCGCTCCATCGTGGGTGCACCAATTGACCATATAATTATCTTGAACGATGAGTCCTTTTTCATACCAAGTTACAAATGCTTTTTTGACGGCATTTTTCAGCCCCTCATCCATTGTAAATCTTGAGCGTGACCAAGCCGGCGAGATACCAAGTCGTTGCATTTGTGAAAAAATCACTCCTCCACTTTTTTCTTTCCATTCCCAAATTTTTTGAACAAAAGCTTCTCTACCGATTTCTTCTTTTTTGATACCGTTTGATAAAAGCTGTTTTTCGACAATGTTTTGAGTGGCAATGCCAGCGTGATCAAGTCCAGGTTGATAAAGGGTCTTATACCCATCCATTCGTTTGAATCGGGTTAGAATATCTTGAAGTGTGAGTGTGAGTGCGTGTCCAATATGCAAGACGCCTGTAACATTGGGAGGGGGCATCATAATGGCGAAGTGTTTATCTTCTTTTTGAATGTCTTTATTCCCGTTGGTTTCAAAATAACCCCGTTCTTGGCAGATTTGATAAATTTCTTCTTCGATTTCTTTGGGGCTATAGGATTTTATTTTTGAGTCTGTACCCATCAGGTGTCCTTAAAAAATTTGGTATAGGTTTTGCTTTTTGAATTATACAAAAAAGCAAATAATTGCAGGAGAAAATATGCTATATGATTTAAAAGCGCCTATTTTGGGTTTTGAAAATGTTTTGCAGGTACATCTTGAAAAAATTGATGAAATGTTCAGTAAAATGAGTAGTCCTGATGGGGGGTTGAATATGGCGCTGGTAAATCCTTATGTGTTGAGGGAATATTCTTTTACCGTTCCTAAATATGTCGAATTGCTTTTAGAGTTGGATAAAGATTCTAAAGTAGAGGTTTATTGTGTGGTTATTTTGCAAAAAGATTTACAAGATTCGATGGTGAATTTTTTAGCTCCTTTGATTTTTAATCCTCAAAACCATACTGCTGCTCAAATTGCTCTTTCGATGATGGATTATCCTGATTTTGGTTTTAGAGATACGTTGAAGTCTTTTATCAAGCAAGAAGTGGGTGCATAGATAATTTTAAGGGTGTGATTTATGAATATTGCGATTACAGGCGGGGGAACTGGGGGACATTTAGCAATTGCTAAAGCATTAGGTGAGACTTTAAAACTCAAAGGCAATAAGCTTTTTTATATCGGTTCGATAAGCGGACAGGATAGAGATTGGTTTGAAGATAATGATTTATTTGAAAAATGCTATTTTCTTAAGACTTCAGGCGTGGTGAATAAAAAAGGTTTGGGATTGTTTGGAGCTATTTTTAAACAGTTAGTTGCCATTAAAGAAGCAAGAAAAATTCTTAAAACCTGCCAAATTCAAAGAGTACTTAGCGTGGGAGGATTTTCTGCAGCCCCAGCAAGCTTTGCGGCAGTTTTTTTGAGGATTCCCTTTTTTATCCACGAACAAAATGCTATCAAAGGCACTTTAAATAAACTTTTGAGTCCCTTTGCAAAAAATGTTTTTGGTAGTTTTTCCCATTTAGGAAAGAATTATGTCAAGACTTTTTATCCTATTAGAAATGAATTTTTTAAGCATTCTCGAATCAGGAATGAAATAAAATGTGTGATTTTTTTGGGAGGCTCACAAGGTGCAAAAGCCTTAAATGATTTTGCACTTTTATGTGCTAAGGGGCTTTTAAAAAGAGGGATTCAGATCATTCATCAGTGTGGAAGAAACGATTTGAAAAGAGTTCGAGATATTTATGAAAAACTTGAGATAGCAGATTCTATTAATCTTTTTGATTTTAGCAAAGATTTGGTTGATTTGATGACAAAAGCAGATTTGTGTGTGGGTAGGGCAGGAGCAAGTACAGTTTGGGAATTGTGTGCAAATGGATTGAATGCGATTTTTGTGCCTTATCCTTATGCACTCAAAGATCATCAATACTAC
Above is a window of Helicobacter sp. 12S02232-10 DNA encoding:
- the murG gene encoding undecaprenyldiphospho-muramoylpentapeptide beta-N-acetylglucosaminyltransferase, which produces MNIAITGGGTGGHLAIAKALGETLKLKGNKLFYIGSISGQDRDWFEDNDLFEKCYFLKTSGVVNKKGLGLFGAIFKQLVAIKEARKILKTCQIQRVLSVGGFSAAPASFAAVFLRIPFFIHEQNAIKGTLNKLLSPFAKNVFGSFSHLGKNYVKTFYPIRNEFFKHSRIRNEIKCVIFLGGSQGAKALNDFALLCAKGLLKRGIQIIHQCGRNDLKRVRDIYEKLEIADSINLFDFSKDLVDLMTKADLCVGRAGASTVWELCANGLNAIFVPYPYALKDHQYYNALEFEKEELGIIVRQNDLCAEVLFDFIDRLEETDETGMKNISKISSKLQEKIRPDGADEIAKRILEY
- a CDS encoding valine--tRNA ligase, producing MGTDSKIKSYSPKEIEEEIYQICQERGYFETNGNKDIQKEDKHFAIMMPPPNVTGVLHIGHALTLTLQDILTRFKRMDGYKTLYQPGLDHAGIATQNIVEKQLLSNGIKKEEIGREAFVQKIWEWKEKSGGVIFSQMQRLGISPAWSRSRFTMDEGLKNAVKKAFVTWYEKGLIVQDNYMVNWCTHDGALSDIEVEYEENLGKLYYLKYPIKDTQDFLIVATTRPETYFGDTAVMVHPDDERYQKFIGKKVLLPLLNKEIPVIADSYVDASFGTGCVKVTPAHDVNDYEVGKRHCLDFIVVFDKFGILNEHAQEFKGLERLAAREKIVAKLQNEGFIEKIQDYANQVGKCYRCGNIIEPYISKQWFVKAQVAQGAIEKVNQNLLSFYPTQWKNNYNAWMRDLKDWCISRQLWWGHRIPVWTCECSHTFASEEDSPAKCPKCGSKKLVQDPDVLDTWFSSGLWAFSTLGWGNGNFGEGEKWQKNDLRDFYPNTALITGFDILFFWVARMLLSGESLLGKLPFKDIYLHALVRDENGAKMSKSKGNVIDPLEMIEKYGADALRFTLAMLCVQGRDIKLSSSAIEISKNFANKLFNAVNFLMMYLEQLNGEEALKKGFEDKKKLKDYQTSLGKYAKSRLNATTKEIRNALETYRFNDGANTLYRFLWGEFCDWFIEFGKADKYSIYELGSVLKDALKLLHPYMPFLSEHLWHKLNASSLQDSISIMICSYPDETIQDKDLEMEFEIIKDSIISLRRAKMILDIGNKEIPKAFIELNQNKKIRDEKLLQTFSSKLAKVQNIEITTQKPPKCVTDVSLYCQTHLSLEGLDLTPMLKRLEAQKQKLEKEISKLQAMLSNEKFCQNAPKEVLEETRKNLDELNEKISKVNQELESFNTN
- the fliW gene encoding flagellar assembly protein FliW, whose translation is MLYDLKAPILGFENVLQVHLEKIDEMFSKMSSPDGGLNMALVNPYVLREYSFTVPKYVELLLELDKDSKVEVYCVVILQKDLQDSMVNFLAPLIFNPQNHTAAQIALSMMDYPDFGFRDTLKSFIKQEVGA